A genomic stretch from Pontivivens ytuae includes:
- a CDS encoding sulfite exporter TauE/SafE family protein: MPPIADLLPLVLLLLATGALAGVVAGLLGVGGGIVLVPVFFYVFSVAGYESAELMRVCLATSLATIIVTSARSVSSHAKKGAVDWVILRRWGPGIVIGALIGVFAVEGLESRTLQMIFGILGCVIAAYFAFGKSEWRLGDQMPGGLARAVVSPVIGLLSVLMGIGGGSFGVPLMTLYGTPIHRAVATAAGFGILIAVPSVAGFLLRPANEVPPFTLGLVNIPAFLIVIAMTLVTAPLGVRLAHALPVRPLRLIFAGFILVMALNMLREGLTG, encoded by the coding sequence ATGCCCCCCATCGCCGATCTTCTGCCGCTGGTCCTGCTGCTGCTCGCCACCGGAGCTCTTGCTGGCGTGGTCGCGGGCCTGCTCGGCGTCGGCGGCGGCATCGTCCTCGTCCCCGTCTTCTTCTATGTCTTCTCGGTCGCGGGCTACGAAAGCGCGGAGCTCATGCGCGTCTGTCTCGCCACCTCGCTTGCCACGATCATCGTGACCTCCGCCCGCTCGGTGTCGAGCCATGCGAAGAAGGGTGCGGTGGACTGGGTCATCCTGCGCCGCTGGGGCCCGGGCATCGTGATCGGCGCGCTGATCGGCGTCTTCGCCGTGGAGGGGCTGGAGAGCCGGACCCTCCAGATGATCTTCGGCATCCTCGGCTGCGTCATCGCCGCCTACTTCGCCTTCGGGAAGAGTGAATGGCGGCTCGGCGACCAGATGCCAGGTGGCCTCGCCCGCGCCGTGGTCTCACCGGTCATCGGGCTCCTGTCGGTGCTGATGGGCATCGGCGGCGGCTCCTTCGGGGTGCCGCTGATGACGCTCTACGGCACGCCGATCCACCGGGCCGTGGCCACCGCGGCGGGCTTCGGCATCCTGATCGCGGTGCCGTCCGTCGCAGGCTTCCTGCTGCGCCCGGCGAACGAGGTACCGCCCTTCACGCTCGGTCTCGTCAACATCCCCGCCTTCCTGATCGTGATCGCGATGACGTTGGTCACCGCCCCGCTCGGCGTGCGCCTCGCCCACGCGCTGCCGGTCCGCCCGCTGCGCCTGATCTTCGCGGGCTTCATCCTGGTCATGGCGCTCAACATGCTGCGCGAGGGGCTGACGGGATGA
- a CDS encoding MaoC family dehydratase codes for MTLPHRHTAPLEILRVQVGEEVGLSRWFTVDQSRINVFATITEDDQFIHTDIDRAAGTPFGGPIAHGFLTLSLLSAMAYDAVPVPEGATFGVNCGFDRIRFLAPVPSGAQIRGRFVLEGVEEDGAQITTRHAVTVEIEGQDKPALVALWITRAYLAGAE; via the coding sequence ATGACGCTCCCCCACCGCCACACCGCGCCTCTCGAGATCCTCCGCGTGCAGGTGGGGGAGGAGGTCGGCCTCTCGCGCTGGTTCACCGTCGACCAGTCCCGCATCAACGTCTTCGCCACGATCACCGAGGATGACCAGTTCATCCACACCGACATCGACCGCGCGGCCGGGACCCCGTTCGGCGGCCCGATCGCCCATGGCTTCCTGACGCTCTCGCTGCTCTCGGCCATGGCCTACGACGCGGTTCCGGTGCCGGAGGGCGCGACCTTCGGGGTCAACTGCGGCTTCGACCGCATCCGCTTCCTCGCGCCCGTGCCAAGCGGCGCCCAGATCCGCGGCCGCTTCGTGCTGGAGGGGGTGGAGGAGGACGGCGCCCAGATCACCACCCGCCACGCTGTCACGGTCGAGATCGAGGGACAGGACAAGCCCGCGCTTGTCGCGCTCTGGATCACCCGCGCCTATCTCGCAGGAGCAGAGTAG
- a CDS encoding acyl-CoA dehydrogenase family protein, producing the protein MVQTEIAPLSDEFLSLVGSEGDRFTYTARQTEILEGLKDLAKSRNLWNFWLTDSDRGYGLTTVEYAYLAEEMGKVHLAAEVFNCSAPDTGNMEVFERYGTPEMKERWLKPLLSGEIRSAYAMTEPNVASSDATNMSMTCVRDGQDYVLNGEKWWISGAGDPRCAVYIVMVSTPSTDRGKHQQHSMIVVPADTPGIEKLRAMEVYGHDDAPHGHLHLKFMDVRVPAENMLLGEGRGFEISQGRLGPGRIHHCMRAIGQAEAALELMCRRSTQREAFGKPLARLGANFDIIAEARMKIEQARLLCLKAAWMMDQGDARAAAPWISQIKVIAPRVALEVIDEAVQMHGGAGVSQDTPLAQAWTHVRTLRLADGPDAVHRRQVARAELKPYTNAPVA; encoded by the coding sequence ATGGTGCAGACCGAGATCGCGCCCCTCTCCGACGAGTTCCTCTCGCTGGTGGGCTCCGAGGGCGACCGCTTCACCTATACCGCGCGTCAGACCGAGATCCTCGAAGGGTTGAAGGACCTCGCAAAGTCCCGAAATCTCTGGAACTTCTGGCTCACCGACAGTGACAGGGGCTATGGGCTGACCACCGTCGAATATGCCTATCTGGCCGAGGAAATGGGCAAGGTCCACCTCGCCGCCGAGGTCTTCAACTGCTCCGCTCCGGACACCGGCAACATGGAGGTGTTCGAGCGCTATGGCACGCCCGAGATGAAGGAGCGGTGGCTCAAGCCCCTCCTGAGCGGCGAGATCCGCTCCGCCTATGCCATGACCGAGCCGAACGTCGCGAGCTCGGACGCCACCAACATGTCGATGACCTGCGTCCGCGACGGGCAAGACTATGTTCTCAATGGAGAAAAATGGTGGATCAGCGGCGCGGGCGACCCGCGCTGCGCCGTCTACATCGTCATGGTTTCGACGCCCTCCACGGATCGCGGCAAGCACCAGCAGCACTCCATGATCGTGGTCCCCGCCGACACGCCCGGGATCGAGAAGCTGCGCGCGATGGAGGTTTATGGTCACGACGACGCGCCGCATGGCCATCTTCACTTGAAATTCATGGACGTGCGTGTACCAGCAGAAAACATGCTCCTCGGCGAGGGGCGCGGCTTCGAGATCAGCCAGGGCCGCCTCGGCCCGGGCCGCATCCACCACTGCATGCGCGCCATCGGCCAGGCGGAGGCGGCGCTGGAGCTAATGTGCCGCCGCTCCACCCAGCGCGAGGCCTTCGGCAAGCCGCTCGCCCGCCTCGGCGCGAATTTCGACATCATCGCCGAAGCGCGGATGAAGATCGAGCAGGCCCGACTCCTCTGCCTCAAGGCCGCGTGGATGATGGACCAGGGCGACGCCCGCGCCGCAGCACCCTGGATCAGCCAGATCAAGGTGATCGCGCCCCGCGTCGCGCTCGAAGTCATTGACGAGGCGGTGCAAATGCATGGCGGGGCAGGCGTCAGCCAAGACACGCCGCTGGCGCAGGCCTGGACCCATGTGCGCACGCTGCGCCTCGCCGACGGGCCGGACGCAGTGCACCGCAGGCAGGTCGCGCGGGCAGAGCTCAAGCCCTACACCAACGCGCCCGTCGCCTGA
- a CDS encoding histidine phosphatase family protein: MADILLVRHAQASFGADDYDKLSDLGHEQARWLGGYMAAHDLGFDRVIRGGLRRHRETVEGIAAAHPLPDIAEDPRLDEFHYSGLEEDYIAATGSTAATSRIDFIRRFPTIYTAWERGEFTGAGETYAAFRNRIEAALDTAVSAGGRTLIVTSGGVIGATLGRVLGLTPEATADLTLNIHNASLHRLVLEDGRLRLSLFNASPHLDPQERAHARTYI; the protein is encoded by the coding sequence ATGGCCGATATCCTGCTCGTGCGCCACGCACAGGCGAGTTTCGGCGCGGACGACTACGACAAGCTCAGCGATCTCGGCCACGAACAGGCCCGCTGGCTGGGCGGTTACATGGCCGCCCACGACCTCGGCTTCGACCGGGTGATCCGCGGCGGATTGCGGCGCCATCGCGAGACGGTGGAGGGCATCGCTGCCGCTCATCCGCTGCCCGACATCGCGGAGGATCCGCGCCTCGACGAGTTCCACTACAGCGGGCTGGAGGAGGACTACATCGCCGCCACCGGCTCGACCGCCGCGACCTCCCGCATCGATTTCATCCGCCGCTTCCCCACGATCTACACCGCGTGGGAGCGGGGGGAATTCACAGGAGCGGGAGAGACTTACGCGGCGTTCCGCAACCGGATCGAGGCGGCACTCGACACCGCCGTCAGCGCCGGGGGCCGCACGCTGATCGTGACCTCCGGCGGCGTGATCGGCGCGACGCTGGGCCGGGTACTGGGCCTCACGCCGGAGGCGACGGCCGACCTCACCCTCAACATCCACAATGCGAGCCTGCACCGCCTGGTGCTGGAGGACGGGCGGCTGCGCCTCAGCCTCTTCAACGCGAGCCCGCATCTCGACCCGCAGGAGCGTGCCCATGCCCGAACCTATATCTGA
- a CDS encoding phosphotransferase family protein: MPEPISEIAPYLEAQVPGFEGPITEVQKTAQGQSNPTFILTAASGKYVLRRKPEGELLKSAHAVDREFRVLSALRDTDVPVPDALHLCEDESVLGTMFYVMSFIEGRNWVDPRLKDETNEMRAAVYDSMNATLAALHSVDVEAVGLGDYGPPGNYFERQVARWTKQYRATETETLKPMEDLIAWLEAQTPPEGPARLVHGDWRIDNLLFDPAGTCNAVLDWELSTLGHPLADLGSQIMQWQLPPGSEGRGLMGVDRAALGIPSDAEYAERYAARAGLADVPDLDYPVAFAFFRMAAIIQGVKKRALDGNASNPEAGLRMGAYVPMFAQAALARIK, from the coding sequence ATGCCCGAACCTATATCTGAGATCGCGCCGTATCTGGAGGCGCAGGTCCCGGGCTTCGAAGGCCCGATCACCGAGGTGCAGAAGACGGCGCAGGGCCAATCCAACCCGACCTTCATCCTGACGGCGGCGAGCGGGAAATACGTGCTGCGGCGCAAACCCGAGGGCGAGCTTCTGAAGTCCGCTCACGCGGTGGACCGGGAGTTCCGGGTGCTCTCGGCCCTGCGCGATACGGACGTGCCGGTGCCCGATGCACTGCATCTCTGCGAGGACGAAAGTGTCCTGGGAACAATGTTCTACGTCATGTCCTTCATCGAAGGCCGCAACTGGGTCGACCCCCGGCTGAAGGACGAGACCAACGAGATGCGCGCCGCGGTCTATGACAGCATGAACGCGACGCTCGCCGCCCTGCACTCGGTCGATGTCGAGGCCGTGGGCCTCGGCGACTACGGCCCGCCCGGCAACTACTTCGAGCGGCAGGTCGCGCGCTGGACCAAGCAGTACCGCGCGACAGAGACCGAGACGCTGAAGCCGATGGAGGATCTGATCGCCTGGCTCGAGGCGCAGACCCCGCCGGAAGGTCCGGCGCGGCTCGTCCACGGCGACTGGCGCATCGACAACCTGCTCTTCGACCCTGCGGGCACCTGCAACGCGGTGCTCGACTGGGAGCTCTCGACGCTCGGCCATCCGCTCGCCGATCTCGGTTCTCAGATCATGCAATGGCAGCTCCCGCCCGGCAGCGAGGGGCGCGGGCTGATGGGTGTGGACAGAGCGGCACTCGGCATCCCCTCCGACGCCGAATATGCCGAGCGCTATGCCGCCCGCGCCGGATTGGCCGACGTTCCGGATCTGGATTACCCGGTCGCCTTCGCCTTCTTCCGCATGGCGGCGATCATCCAGGGGGTGAAGAAACGGGCGCTCGACGGCAATGCCTCGAACCCCGAAGCGGGTTTGCGCATGGGGGCTTACGTGCCGATGTTCGCACAGGCCGCCCTGGCGAGGATCAAATGA
- a CDS encoding NAD(P)H-dependent flavin oxidoreductase: protein MIEGLRIPVVGAPLFIISNPALVIAQCKAGIVGSFPALNARPQSQLDEWLAEITEALAAHDRDHPDQPAAPFAVNQIVHRSNDRLEADLETCAKYCPPITITSLGARTELNDAVHAWGGITLHDVINNHFAKKAIEKGADGLIAVAWGAGGHAGRLSPFALVREIRAWFDGPLLLSGSIATGDAVLAAQAMGADYAYIGSPFIATEEARAAEAYKQGIVEGGAEDIVYSNLFTGVHGNYLRRSIENAGMDPDNLPEGDVSTMSFGSEREKPKAWKDIWGAGQGIGAVDRVQPAADLVAKLAEEYTAARKRLLS from the coding sequence ATGATCGAGGGCCTTCGTATCCCGGTCGTCGGCGCGCCGCTCTTCATCATCTCCAACCCCGCGCTGGTGATCGCCCAGTGCAAGGCGGGGATCGTCGGCTCCTTCCCGGCGCTGAACGCCCGCCCGCAAAGCCAGCTCGACGAATGGCTGGCCGAGATCACGGAGGCGCTGGCGGCGCACGACCGCGACCACCCCGACCAGCCCGCCGCGCCCTTTGCCGTCAACCAGATCGTCCACCGCTCCAACGACCGGCTGGAGGCGGATCTGGAGACCTGCGCGAAGTACTGCCCGCCGATCACCATCACCTCGCTCGGCGCGCGGACGGAGCTGAACGACGCGGTTCACGCCTGGGGCGGGATCACGCTGCACGACGTCATCAACAACCACTTCGCGAAAAAGGCGATCGAGAAGGGGGCGGACGGCCTGATCGCGGTGGCCTGGGGCGCGGGCGGCCATGCCGGGCGCCTCAGCCCCTTCGCGCTGGTCCGCGAGATCCGCGCCTGGTTCGACGGCCCGCTTCTGCTCTCGGGCTCCATCGCCACCGGCGACGCGGTGCTTGCGGCACAGGCGATGGGCGCGGACTACGCCTATATCGGCTCTCCTTTCATCGCGACGGAGGAGGCGCGGGCGGCCGAGGCCTACAAGCAGGGCATCGTCGAGGGCGGAGCGGAGGACATCGTCTACTCCAACCTCTTCACCGGCGTGCACGGCAACTACCTGCGCCGCTCGATCGAGAATGCGGGGATGGACCCCGACAACCTGCCCGAAGGCGACGTGAGCACTATGAGTTTCGGCTCCGAACGGGAGAAGCCCAAGGCGTGGAAGGATATCTGGGGCGCGGGCCAGGGCATCGGCGCCGTGGACCGGGTGCAGCCCGCCGCCGATCTCGTCGCGAAACTCGCCGAGGAGTACACCGCCGCCCGCAAGCGCCTGCTTTCGTGA
- a CDS encoding CaiB/BaiF CoA transferase family protein, which yields MGALDGVKVIDLTRVLGGPFCTQWLGDHGADVIKIEPPQGDETRHWGPPFEEATGAASYFIGVNRNKRGMALDLRQEAGREVLLRLLTDADVLVENFKPGGMEKWGIGYDTLKERFPRLIHCRISGFGADGPYGGLPGYDAVVQAQAGLMSVNGEVGGTGLRLGIPLVDISTGLSALAGIGMALYEREKSGQGQFLDLTLFDVAVSLLHPYAANHFLSGKVPGPTGNAHPNITPYDVFPTRGAQIYIAAANDGQFARLCEVIGAEALLEDARFADHPARNRHKTETRVALEPYLAEWDGQELAEKLMAVGVPAGPLLNVQQVVEDAHTVHREMAIEVDGVRTLGNPVKMSRTAPDASRRRPPGFGQDTRAILSEAGYSDAEIEALIGDGAALDG from the coding sequence ATGGGAGCCCTTGACGGCGTGAAGGTGATCGACCTGACCCGGGTGCTGGGCGGGCCGTTCTGCACCCAGTGGCTCGGCGATCACGGCGCGGACGTGATCAAGATCGAGCCGCCGCAGGGTGACGAGACCCGCCACTGGGGCCCTCCCTTCGAGGAGGCGACCGGGGCGGCGAGCTACTTTATCGGTGTGAACCGCAACAAGCGCGGCATGGCGCTCGACCTGCGGCAGGAGGCGGGGCGCGAGGTTCTGCTGCGCCTGCTGACGGATGCCGACGTGTTGGTGGAGAACTTCAAGCCCGGCGGGATGGAGAAGTGGGGGATCGGCTATGACACCCTCAAGGAGCGCTTCCCGCGTCTGATCCACTGCCGCATCTCCGGCTTCGGCGCGGACGGGCCCTATGGCGGCCTGCCGGGCTACGACGCGGTGGTGCAGGCGCAAGCCGGGCTGATGAGCGTCAATGGCGAGGTGGGCGGCACCGGGCTGCGCCTCGGCATTCCGCTGGTGGACATCTCCACGGGGCTCTCCGCACTCGCAGGGATCGGCATGGCGCTCTACGAGCGGGAGAAGTCGGGACAGGGCCAGTTCCTCGACCTCACGCTCTTCGATGTGGCGGTTAGCCTGCTGCATCCCTATGCCGCGAACCACTTCCTGAGCGGCAAGGTGCCGGGGCCGACCGGGAACGCGCATCCCAACATCACGCCCTATGACGTGTTTCCGACCCGGGGCGCACAGATCTACATCGCCGCAGCGAATGATGGCCAGTTCGCGCGCCTCTGCGAGGTGATCGGAGCGGAGGCGCTGCTGGAGGACGCCCGCTTCGCCGACCATCCCGCGCGCAACCGTCACAAGACGGAGACGCGGGTGGCGCTGGAGCCGTACCTCGCTGAATGGGACGGGCAAGAACTCGCCGAGAAGCTGATGGCGGTCGGCGTTCCTGCCGGTCCGCTTCTGAACGTCCAGCAGGTCGTGGAGGACGCGCATACCGTGCACCGCGAGATGGCGATTGAGGTCGACGGCGTGCGCACCCTCGGCAACCCGGTGAAGATGAGCCGCACCGCCCCCGATGCCAGCCGCCGCCGCCCGCCGGGCTTCGGCCAGGACACGCGGGCGATTCTCAGCGAGGCAGGTTACTCTGACGCAGAGATCGAGGCATTGATCGGCGACGGCGCGGCGCTCGACGGCTGA
- the guaB gene encoding IMP dehydrogenase, translated as MDIRPALTFDDVLLVPGASEVQPADADTRTRVTQRIAMNIPLLSSAMDTVTERKMAIAMAQAGGLGVLHRNLDIEEQARQVRAVKRFESGVVYNPITLTADQTIADARALQERYRITGFPVVGEGRRLVGILTNRDMAFCEDDTTSVSALMTKDNLAILREPADHQDAKRLMRDRRIEKVLIVDGENRLTGLLTIKDIEQAVLNPQACKDELGRLRVAAATTVGDSGFERSEQLIDAGCDLIVIDTAHGHSSAVLAAVERVKRLSNDVQVVAGNVVTGDATKALIDAGADAVKVGIGPGSICTTRIVAGVGVPQLTAISDCAAAAGDVPVIADGGIKYSGDFAKAIAAGASCAMVGSMLAGTDEAPGEVILYQGRSFKAYRGMGSVGAMARGSADRYFQKEVSSEKLVPEGIEGQVPYKGQAGAVLHQLVGGLRAAMGYTGNRTVPEMRANCQFVQITNAGLGESHVHDVQITREAPNYRATR; from the coding sequence ATGGACATCCGCCCCGCCCTGACCTTCGACGACGTGCTCCTGGTGCCCGGCGCATCGGAGGTGCAGCCCGCCGATGCCGATACGCGCACGCGGGTGACACAGCGGATCGCGATGAACATTCCCTTGCTCTCGAGCGCTATGGACACGGTGACCGAGCGCAAGATGGCGATCGCCATGGCGCAGGCCGGGGGCCTCGGCGTGCTCCACCGCAATCTCGATATCGAGGAGCAGGCGCGGCAGGTCCGCGCGGTGAAGCGCTTCGAGAGTGGCGTCGTCTACAACCCCATCACCCTGACCGCCGACCAGACCATCGCCGATGCGCGTGCGCTGCAGGAGCGCTACCGCATCACTGGCTTCCCGGTGGTGGGCGAGGGGCGGCGGCTGGTGGGGATCCTGACCAATCGCGACATGGCGTTCTGCGAGGATGACACGACGTCGGTTTCCGCCCTGATGACCAAGGACAATCTCGCGATCCTGCGCGAGCCTGCGGACCATCAGGATGCCAAGCGGCTGATGCGCGACCGGCGGATCGAGAAGGTGCTGATCGTCGATGGGGAGAACCGGCTGACGGGGCTCCTCACCATCAAGGATATCGAGCAGGCGGTTCTGAACCCGCAGGCCTGCAAGGACGAGCTTGGCCGCCTGCGCGTTGCTGCCGCCACCACGGTGGGCGACAGCGGCTTCGAACGCTCCGAACAGCTCATCGACGCGGGCTGCGACCTGATCGTGATCGACACGGCGCACGGCCATTCCTCCGCCGTGCTGGCCGCCGTGGAGCGGGTGAAACGGCTCTCCAACGACGTGCAGGTGGTCGCGGGCAACGTGGTGACCGGCGATGCCACCAAGGCGCTGATCGACGCAGGCGCGGACGCGGTGAAGGTCGGCATCGGACCGGGCTCGATCTGCACCACGCGGATCGTGGCAGGTGTCGGCGTGCCGCAGCTCACGGCGATCTCCGACTGTGCCGCGGCGGCGGGCGACGTTCCCGTGATCGCCGATGGCGGCATCAAGTATTCCGGCGATTTCGCGAAGGCGATCGCGGCGGGCGCGTCCTGCGCCATGGTGGGATCGATGCTCGCGGGCACCGACGAGGCGCCGGGCGAGGTGATCCTTTACCAGGGCCGTAGCTTCAAGGCCTATCGCGGCATGGGCTCGGTGGGCGCGATGGCCCGCGGATCGGCCGACCGCTACTTCCAGAAGGAGGTGTCGAGCGAGAAGCTGGTGCCCGAGGGGATCGAGGGGCAGGTGCCCTACAAGGGGCAGGCGGGCGCGGTGCTGCACCAGCTCGTCGGCGGGCTGCGGGCTGCGATGGGCTACACGGGCAACCGGACGGTGCCGGAGATGCGGGCGAATTGCCAGTTCGTGCAGATCACCAATGCGGGCCTCGGCGAGAGCCACGTCCACGACGTGCAGATCACCCGCGAGGCGCCGAACTACCGCGCCACCCGCTGA
- a CDS encoding lytic transglycosylase domain-containing protein, whose amino-acid sequence MIVRTLLILLLALPVLAEETPDQRCSADGAQCIRLDSYIPDTCRMIETASEAAALDTAFFARLIWKESLFDATAVSHAGAQGIAQFMPGTAALRGLEDPFNPVEALDASATYLAELSERFGNIGLAAVAYNGGEDRAARFIAREGGLPFETQDYVFSITGHSAETWRDEPPESVDLSLDGDTPFGEACMELAANRTLREFAAPVRAWGVVVAAQRTRGAARRSYDRVRRQHPGLLGTESPAFVRTRPPGSPVPRYTAQIGRDSRSEALAVCNQLRSAGGTCLVMRN is encoded by the coding sequence ATGATTGTGCGCACCCTCCTCATCCTGCTCCTCGCGCTGCCCGTGCTCGCCGAAGAGACGCCGGACCAGCGCTGCTCCGCCGACGGGGCGCAGTGCATCCGGCTCGACAGCTACATCCCCGACACCTGCCGGATGATCGAGACGGCGTCGGAGGCGGCAGCGCTCGACACCGCCTTCTTCGCCCGGCTGATCTGGAAGGAGAGCCTGTTCGACGCCACCGCCGTCAGCCATGCGGGCGCGCAAGGCATCGCGCAGTTCATGCCCGGCACCGCGGCGCTCCGCGGGCTGGAGGATCCCTTCAACCCGGTCGAGGCGCTGGACGCCTCCGCTACCTATCTGGCGGAGCTGAGCGAGCGCTTCGGCAATATCGGCCTCGCCGCCGTCGCCTATAATGGTGGCGAGGACCGCGCCGCCCGCTTCATCGCGCGCGAGGGCGGCCTGCCGTTCGAGACGCAGGACTACGTCTTTTCCATCACCGGCCACTCGGCCGAGACTTGGCGCGACGAACCGCCCGAGAGCGTGGATCTGAGCCTCGACGGCGACACCCCGTTCGGTGAGGCCTGCATGGAGCTCGCCGCCAACCGCACCCTGCGGGAGTTCGCGGCCCCGGTGCGCGCGTGGGGCGTGGTGGTCGCGGCCCAGCGCACGCGAGGGGCCGCGCGGCGCAGTTACGACCGGGTGCGGCGCCAGCATCCGGGCCTGCTCGGCACCGAAAGCCCTGCCTTCGTCCGCACCCGCCCGCCGGGCTCACCGGTGCCGCGCTACACCGCCCAGATCGGCCGCGACAGCCGGTCCGAGGCGCTGGCGGTCTGCAACCAGCTCCGCTCCGCCGGAGGGACCTGCCTGGTAATGCGCAACTGA
- a CDS encoding MAPEG family protein: MTAPLAIAVIAVFVQVGLTFWAIVTMGRRRLASLKRRETQMGDIALDPMNFAPDVRAWQNNAHNQFETPILLYGGVALAAALGAVNWGVALGAAGYAVSRLLHRVIHVGSNHLPTRFNVFLGGLVALAVMWLSLAWALVV, from the coding sequence ATGACCGCACCGCTCGCCATCGCCGTGATCGCCGTCTTCGTGCAGGTGGGGCTCACCTTCTGGGCCATCGTGACGATGGGCCGGCGGCGGCTCGCCTCGCTCAAGCGGCGGGAGACGCAGATGGGCGACATCGCGCTCGACCCGATGAACTTCGCGCCCGACGTGAGGGCCTGGCAGAACAACGCGCACAACCAGTTCGAGACGCCGATCCTGCTCTATGGCGGTGTGGCGCTTGCGGCGGCGCTGGGCGCGGTGAACTGGGGCGTGGCGCTGGGGGCGGCGGGCTATGCGGTCTCGCGCTTGCTGCACCGGGTGATCCATGTGGGCTCCAACCACCTGCCGACGCGGTTCAACGTGTTCCTGGGCGGGCTGGTGGCGCTGGCCGTGATGTGGCTGTCGCTCGCTTGGGCGCTGGTGGTGTGA
- a CDS encoding RsmB/NOP family class I SAM-dependent RNA methyltransferase, protein MTPAARHAAAIEVIDAIRAGARAEAALKEWGRSHRFAGSKDRRAIRDIVFDVLRCWWSTAAAGGGEDGRARVLGLLRLTDVPVERVFSGEGHAPLPLTDAEQAVPESPSTGPAAFDLPESVLSMLEARFGADLPALADVMRHRAPVDLRVNLLRATPESARAALAEDGIEVEPGPLSATALRVTAGTRGIERSRAYADGLVELQDAASQAVADFAEAQPGEVVLDYCAGGGGKALALAARTNAQVIAHDIAPRRMKDLPERARRAGAQVRLAEPGTLGDLQVPLVFADAPCSGSGSWRRDPEGKIRFDAGRLAELNAAQDDVLRNAARHVAPDGRLVYATCSILPDENEGRVNAFLSEVAGWHCSRSLSLSPLDGADGFFAAWLEKRDSA, encoded by the coding sequence GTGACCCCCGCCGCGCGCCACGCCGCCGCCATCGAGGTGATCGACGCGATCCGCGCGGGCGCGCGGGCAGAGGCGGCGTTGAAGGAGTGGGGGCGCAGTCACCGTTTCGCGGGCTCCAAGGACCGGCGGGCGATCCGGGACATCGTCTTCGACGTGCTGCGCTGCTGGTGGTCGACCGCTGCCGCCGGAGGGGGCGAGGACGGGCGCGCGCGGGTGCTGGGGCTGTTGCGGCTGACGGATGTTCCGGTGGAGAGGGTGTTCAGTGGCGAGGGCCATGCTCCGCTGCCTCTGACCGATGCGGAGCAGGCGGTTCCGGAATCGCCGAGCACCGGACCGGCTGCCTTCGATCTGCCCGAGAGTGTCCTGTCGATGCTGGAGGCGCGCTTCGGCGCCGATCTACCCGCGCTCGCCGACGTGATGCGCCACCGCGCGCCGGTCGATCTGCGGGTGAACCTGCTCCGCGCGACGCCTGAAAGCGCCCGGGCCGCCCTCGCCGAAGACGGGATCGAGGTGGAGCCGGGGCCGCTCAGCGCAACCGCACTGCGCGTGACCGCCGGGACGCGGGGGATCGAGCGGTCGCGGGCGTACGCGGATGGCCTCGTCGAGTTGCAGGATGCCGCGAGCCAGGCCGTGGCCGATTTCGCCGAGGCGCAGCCGGGTGAGGTCGTGCTCGACTACTGCGCGGGGGGCGGCGGCAAGGCGCTCGCACTTGCCGCCCGCACGAACGCACAGGTCATCGCCCACGACATCGCACCGCGCCGGATGAAGGATCTGCCGGAGCGGGCGCGCCGGGCAGGCGCTCAGGTTCGCCTCGCCGAACCGGGAACGCTCGGCGACCTACAGGTCCCGCTCGTTTTCGCCGACGCGCCCTGTTCAGGCAGTGGCTCGTGGCGGCGCGATCCCGAAGGCAAGATCCGCTTCGACGCCGGTCGCCTTGCCGAACTCAACGCCGCGCAGGACGATGTACTCCGCAATGCGGCCCGCCACGTCGCCCCCGATGGGCGGCTGGTCTATGCGACGTGCTCGATTCTCCCGGATGAAAACGAGGGGCGCGTTAACGCTTTTCTGTCGGAGGTTGCCGGATGGCACTGTTCGCGCAGCCTGTCGTTGTCGCCACTCGACGGAGCGGACGGATTCTTCGCAGCGTGGCTTGAGAAGCGCGATTCGGCCTGA